From the Lolium rigidum isolate FL_2022 chromosome 2, APGP_CSIRO_Lrig_0.1, whole genome shotgun sequence genome, one window contains:
- the LOC124689057 gene encoding serine carboxypeptidase 24-like: MAARRGAAGGGVVSVLFLWLLAAGGAAAHAVGAGPGEGDAQRALDRVEALPGQPAVTFAQYSGYVTVHEGHGRALFYWLTEADGADAASKPLVLWLNGGPGCSSVAYGASEEIGPFRIKPNGTGLYLNKYSWNKEANLLFLESPAGVGFSYSNTTSDLNTSGDERTAQDSLQFLISWMSRFPEYQNRDFYISGESYAGHYVPQLARKIVEYNRASPHPFINLKGILVGNAVTDNYYDNIGTVTYWWTHAMISDRTYKAILKLCNFTSTNVSSACNRAMTYAMNHEFGDIDQYSIYTPSCHTSSDTSYSNSTAATTRHRPVLRFKDTLIRRRSNSYDPCTENYAERYYNRLDVQKAMHANITRIPYKWTACSDVLIKTWKDSELSMLPTYKMLMKAGMRIWVFSGDTDSVVPVTATRFSLSHLGLKTKIRWYPWYTAGQVGGWSEVYEGLTFATIRGAGHEVPLIQPRRAFRMFVSFLAGKLLPAKN, translated from the exons ATGGCTGCGCGGCGTggtgctgccggcggcggcgttgtGAGCGTGTTGTTTCTGTGGCTGCTTGCGGCGGGAGGCGCTGCCGCCCATGCCGTCGGCGCTGGCCCCGGCGAGGGGGACGCCCAGCGGGCGCTGGACCGCGTGGAGGCGCTGCCGGGGCAGCCGGCGGTGACCTTCGCGCAGTACTCCGGGTACGTGACGGTGCACGAGGGGCACGGCCGCGCGCTCTTCTACTGGCTCACCGAGGCcgacggcgccgacgccgccagcAAGCCGCTCGTCCTCTGGCTCAACGGAG GTCCTGGATGCTCTTCGGTGGCTTATGGCGCATCCGAGGAGATTGGCCCGTTCCGGATCAAACCCAACGGGACAGGCCTCTACCTCAACAAGTACTCATGGAACAAAG AGGCAAACCTTCTCTTCCTGGAGTCGCCGGCCGGAGTTGGTTTCTCCTACTCCAACACTACCTCCGATCTCAATACTTCCGGCGACGAGAGAACCG CTCAAGATTCGCTGCAGTTCTTGATCAGTTGGATGTCGCGGTTCCCGGAGTACCAGAACCGGGATTTCTACATCTCTGGAGAAAGCTATGCTG GCCACTACGTCCCCCAATTGGCAAGGAAGATCGTCGAGTACAACAGGGCCTCACCGCATCCCTTCATCAACCTCAAGGGGATCCTT GTGGGGAATGCAGTGACAGACAACTACTACGACAACATCGGCACGGTAACATACTGGTGGACGCACGCCATGATCTCAGACCGCACCTACAAGGCCATCCTCAAGTTGTGCAACTTCACCAGCACCAACGTCTCGAGCGCCTGCAACCGTGCAATGACCTACGCCATGAACCACGAGTTTGGCGACATCGACCAGTACAGCATCTACACGCCGTCCTGCCACACCTCCTCGGACACATCATACAGCAACTCCACCGCCGCAACCACCCGCCACCGTCCAGTGCTCAGGTTCAAGGACACCCTCATCCGCAGGAGGTCTAACAGCTATGATCCGTGCACCGAGAACTACGCTGAGAGGTACTACAACCGGCTGGACGTGCAGAAGGCCATGCACGCCAACATCACCAGGATACCCTACAAATGGACTGCCTGCAG TGATGTGCTCATCAAGACATGGAAAGACTCTGAGTTATCCATGCTGCCGACATACAAGATGCTGATGAAGGCAGGGATGAGGATATGGGTGTTCAG TGGTGACACGGATTCGGTCGTCCCGGTGACCGCAACTAGGTTCTCGCTCAGCCACCTTGGTCTGAAGACTAAGATCCGCTGGTACCCATGGTACACAGCTGGTCAG GTAGGAGGATGGTCTGAGGTGTACGAAGGGCTGACATTTGCGACGATCAGAGGCGCAGGGCATGAGGTTCCATTGATTCAGCCAAGAAGGGCGTTCAGGATGTTCGTGTCATTCCTGGCTGGGAAGCTGTTGCCTGCCAAGAACTGA
- the LOC124689058 gene encoding cytochrome c oxidase copper chaperone 1-like — MASTEAPTPAQAPVCSIVKEAPAPADSKPVEPPVCSIVKEAPAPATGSTPKKKICCACPDTKRLRDECIVEYGESACTKWIEAHKICLRAEGFKV, encoded by the coding sequence ATGGCCAGCACGGAAGCCCCGACGCCTGCGCAGGCACCTGTCTGCTCGATCGTGAAAGAAGCGCCTGCTCCTGCTGACTCGAAGCCTGTGGAGCCACCTGTTTGCTCGATCGTCAAGGAAGCGCCGGCTCCTGCCACCGGCtcgacgccgaagaagaagatctgCTGTGCTTGCCCTGACACCAAGAGGCTGAGGGACGAGTGCATCGTAGAGTACGGAGAATCCGCgtgcaccaagtggatcgaagctcACAAGATATGCCTCCGGGCTGAGGGGTTCAAGGTCTGA
- the LOC124693619 gene encoding leucine aminopeptidase 2, chloroplastic (The sequence of the model RefSeq protein was modified relative to this genomic sequence to represent the inferred CDS: added 152 bases not found in genome assembly) has protein sequence MASAASTSASTAVAAASRLLLRRAPHLLRRLPRAPPAALSSRTSSSFGAAALRRPLGHRARMGHTSAAASSSVPALGLTKANAVELPQVTFTGKDTDFSAWTGDILAVAVTEKDLSKGPDSKFENAALKKLDEQLGGLLSDASAEEDFTGKSGQSVVLRLSGQGFKRLGLIGLGQTAPSTALACRGIGESVASLAKSAQAASVAIVLAGIQEEFKLNAAASIASGTVLGLHEDSRFKAEAKKVHLKQVDLIGLGSGPEVDQKLKYANDLCSGVIFGKELVNAPANVLTPAVLAEEAAKIASTYSDVFTATILDEEKCQELKMGSYLGVAAASANPPRFIHLCYKPVGGNVKRKLAIVGKGLTFDSGGYNIKTGPGCSIELMKFDMGGSAAVFGAAKALAQIKPPGVEVHFIVAACENMISGTGMRPGDILTASNGKTIEVNNTDAEGRLTLADALVYACNQGVDKVVDLATLTGACVVALGPSIAGIFTPSDELAKEITAASEISGEKFWRLPMEESYWEGMKSGVADMVNTGGRQGGSITAALFLKQFVDEKVQWMHIDMAGPVWSDKKKTGTGFGVSTLVEWVVKNSS, from the exons gctccGCCGCCCGCTCGGGCACCGCGCCAGGATGGGCCACActtccgccgccgcttcctctTCCGTGCCCGCGCTCGGGCTCACCAAGGCCAACGCCGTCGAGCTGCCCCAG GTCACCTTCACCGGCAAAGACACCGACTTCTCCGCCTGGACGGGCGACATCCTGGCCGTCGCGGTCACGGAGAAGGACCTGTCCAAAGGGCCGGACTCCAAGTTCGAGAACGCCGCGCTGAAGAAGCTGGACGAGCAGCTGGGCGGCCTCCTCTCAGACGCCTCCGCCGAGGAGGACTTCACGGGCAAATCCGGGCAGTCGGTGGTGCTCCGCCTCTCCGGGCAGGGGTTCAAGAGGCTGGGCCTGATCGGGCTCGGCCAGACCGCCCCGTCCACCGCCCTGGCCTGCCGCGGCATCGGGGAGTCCGTCGCTTCGCTTGCCAAGTCCGCTCAGGCTGCCAGCGTCGCCATCGTTCTTGCTGGGATCCAGGAGGAGTTCAAGCTGAATGCGGCCGCGTCCATCGCTTCCG GAACTGTGCTGGGGTTGCACGAGGACAGCAGGTTCAAGGCTGAGGCGAAGAAGGTGCATCTGAAGCAAGTCGATCTTATTGGACTGGGTTCCGGTCCGGAGGTGGACCAGAAACTCAAGTATGCCAATGATCTTTGCTCGGGCGTGATATTCGGGAAAGAGCTTGTCAATGCGCCTGCAAATGTCCTCACCCCTG CTGTGCTTGCGGAGGAGGCAGCAAAGATTGCTTCTACATACAGTGATGTATTCACTGCCACCATACTAGATGAGGAGAAATGCCAAGAGCTAAAGATGGGCTCCTACTTGGGAGTTGCTGCAGCTTCTGCAAACCCTCCTCGCTTTATCCACTTGTGCTACAAACCCGTTGGTGGTAATGTCAAGAGAAAGCTGGCTATTGTTGGGAAGGGTCTAACTTTTGACAG TGGCGGCTACAACATCAAGACTGGACCAGGCTGCAGTATCGAACTGATGAAGTTTGACATGGGAGGCTCTGCTGCAGTATTTGGTGCAGCAAAAGCTTTGGCCCAAATCAAGCCTCCTGGAGTAGAG GTTCATTTTATTGTTGCTGCCTGTGAAAATATGATTAGTGGGACAGGAATGAGACCTGGTGACATTTTGACTGCCTCTAACGGAAAAACAATCGAG GTAAATAACACTGATGCAGAAGGAAGGCTTACACTTGCTGATGCTTTGGTCTACGCTTGTAATCAAGGTGTTGACAAG GTTGTTGATCTGGCAACACTAACCGGTGCCTGTGTTGTTGCACTTGGGCCTAGCATTGCTG GAATCTTCACACCGAGTGATGAACTAGCCAAGGAAATCACTGCTGCATCTGAGATATCAGGGGAGAAGTTCTGGAGATTGCCAATGGAAGAGAGCTACTGGGAAGGGATGAAGTCCGGTGTGGCTGACATGGTCAACACCGGCGGCCGACAGGGTGGTTCTATCACCGCTGCCCTCTTCCTGAAACAG TTTGTCGACGAGAAGGTCCAGTGGATGCATATCGACATGGCGGGGCCGGTATGGAGCGACAAGAAGAAGACAGGCACTGGATTCGGCGTGTCCACCTTGGTGGAGTGGGTTGTCAAGAACTCGTCCTGA